A window from Candidatus Nitrospira neomarina encodes these proteins:
- a CDS encoding peptidoglycan-binding domain-containing protein, with translation MTERETLKYLIDDGTVATTLRKGSSARHAIAALQTLLHWLGFDRQLKWEKFGADGDYGKATTAAVAEFAKRNGSRANGARVTSALAEKILVRYDSLEELKQLAEDVEKNRIERYYKKGGRDRVRIATLQTLLQELGFAGELNWKRFGADGDYGVSTAAAVAAFGKQEGVEGDGKVLPMPLAERIVARFNPLYGESWHDPAHKATPAPGSLSVKSIKRNNNRQYLMVSDGVHQKQFSKFRLGLFTTGNQTPAAFVETHANKLLALKVTQSEINVMIAVAENEGNLDAINTWDNAFLSFGLFQWTAGQGSAKGELPALLARIKDEDRDLFDKYCGQHGLDVVGVTPGPVYGYFSLRGTTIKTPETKEQLRQAPWAFYFWLAGQDAAVQAMEIKHALGRLDQFYSTEGYTVDDKYLVSELVTSEYGVGLILDNHVNRPAYVKACLAKSLAQTGLRNPGGWGTEEERTLIDAYLQIRLTHGRSPMTDAEKRARVTKKYLTAGIISDRRGSFKRSSSSGSIP, from the coding sequence ATGACAGAACGAGAGACGCTGAAGTACTTGATCGACGACGGCACGGTCGCCACGACCCTGCGCAAAGGCTCCTCGGCACGGCACGCCATTGCCGCGCTCCAGACCCTTCTCCACTGGCTGGGGTTCGACCGCCAGCTGAAATGGGAGAAATTCGGCGCCGACGGCGACTACGGCAAGGCGACCACCGCCGCCGTCGCCGAGTTCGCCAAGCGTAATGGTAGCAGGGCGAACGGTGCGCGGGTTACAAGCGCTCTCGCCGAGAAGATTCTGGTCCGCTATGACTCGCTGGAAGAGCTGAAGCAGCTTGCCGAGGACGTCGAGAAAAACAGGATCGAGAGGTACTACAAGAAAGGAGGAAGGGATCGGGTCCGGATCGCCACCCTCCAGACCCTACTGCAGGAGCTGGGCTTCGCCGGGGAGTTGAACTGGAAGAGGTTCGGCGCCGATGGAGATTATGGGGTCTCAACCGCCGCCGCAGTAGCCGCCTTCGGAAAACAGGAAGGCGTCGAAGGGGACGGGAAGGTGCTGCCGATGCCCCTGGCCGAGCGCATCGTAGCCAGGTTCAACCCATTGTACGGCGAGAGCTGGCATGACCCGGCGCACAAGGCGACCCCGGCGCCGGGATCTCTCAGTGTCAAATCCATTAAAAGGAACAACAACCGCCAGTACCTCATGGTCTCCGACGGCGTTCACCAGAAGCAGTTCAGCAAGTTCCGGCTCGGCCTGTTTACGACCGGCAATCAGACGCCCGCCGCCTTCGTGGAGACGCACGCGAACAAACTGCTTGCTCTCAAGGTGACTCAGTCGGAGATCAACGTGATGATTGCGGTGGCCGAGAACGAAGGGAACCTGGACGCCATCAACACCTGGGATAACGCGTTCCTGTCATTCGGCCTGTTCCAGTGGACCGCAGGACAGGGCAGCGCCAAGGGGGAACTACCGGCGCTGCTGGCGCGTATCAAGGACGAGGACCGCGACCTGTTCGACAAGTACTGCGGCCAGCACGGCCTCGATGTGGTGGGGGTCACACCCGGGCCGGTGTACGGCTACTTCTCGCTCCGTGGAACCACGATCAAGACGCCGGAGACCAAGGAGCAGCTACGGCAAGCGCCCTGGGCGTTCTATTTTTGGCTCGCAGGGCAGGACGCGGCCGTCCAGGCAATGGAGATCAAGCACGCCCTGGGCAGGCTAGACCAATTTTATAGCACCGAAGGCTACACGGTCGACGACAAGTACCTGGTGTCCGAACTGGTGACCTCGGAATACGGCGTTGGCCTGATCCTCGACAACCACGTCAACCGGCCGGCCTACGTCAAAGCTTGCCTGGCGAAGTCACTCGCGCAGACCGGGCTGCGCAATCCCGGGGGATGGGGCACCGAGGAGGAGCGCACGCTCATTGACGCCTACCTCCAGATCCGGTTGACCCACGGCCGGTCCCCGATGACCGACGCCGAGAAACGCGCCCGGGTGACGAAGAAGTATTTGACGGCTGGCATCATCTCCGACCGCCGAGGTTCCTTCAAGCGCTCTTCCTCCTCCGGATCAATTCCTTGA
- a CDS encoding tetratricopeptide repeat-containing protein, with amino-acid sequence MTKISRTSTAPKLPAQAGKGGERQLTCFVVTGFGNKTDYSTGRVLSLDKTYEQLIHPACDAVNVNCFRAIDANLTGSIDSIMYRWIYEADIVIADLSTLNANVFYELGVRHAQRPNTTIIIAESVLMQRIPFDLSSFVIHQYEHGGEEISPKEQERFVNHLSDVLKKIIAVEQRRREAAPQARRESDSPVFKFLIGMTPPAYDAESYVEPPAFIPPAQREKKKVKEGESLASVIDAAEAAKKKNNFPEAVRLFGRAIAMQTEGQPDKKPDVFLAQRLALVTYKAGENRDADGHIDKNTAIAALNEAEDILAKYCAPKISTDPETLGLSGAISKRLFEVTGDLEYLDRSICFYERGFYVKQDYYNGINVAYMYTQRANLLSDRFDAIVSYGHANMIRQHVVEICQALIEDEKAFASRGDKQWVYTTLAEAYQGLGRTADEQRLEPKIDREASKFAKATYQEQQAKLSAAMDEFERRVRPAELNTKSATGGAQPMTQAVQAEPSGGQVTTRQQFRPPVSSARNPIMVDADIVRGKPIKSIEVNCKIEYQ; translated from the coding sequence ATGACGAAAATCTCAAGAACGTCGACAGCGCCCAAGTTGCCCGCACAAGCCGGCAAGGGCGGGGAACGGCAGCTCACCTGCTTCGTCGTCACCGGCTTCGGCAACAAGACCGACTACTCGACGGGGCGCGTCCTGAGCCTCGACAAGACCTACGAGCAGCTCATCCATCCGGCTTGCGACGCGGTCAATGTGAACTGTTTTCGGGCGATCGACGCCAACCTCACGGGCAGCATCGATTCGATCATGTACCGCTGGATCTACGAGGCGGATATCGTCATCGCCGATCTCTCGACCTTGAACGCCAATGTGTTCTACGAACTCGGGGTGCGGCATGCTCAGCGGCCGAATACCACGATCATCATCGCCGAATCGGTGCTGATGCAGAGAATTCCCTTCGATCTGAGTTCGTTCGTCATCCACCAATATGAACACGGTGGTGAGGAGATCAGCCCTAAAGAACAGGAGCGGTTCGTCAACCATCTGTCCGACGTCCTGAAAAAGATCATCGCGGTCGAGCAACGCAGGCGGGAGGCGGCGCCGCAAGCCAGGCGTGAGTCCGACAGTCCGGTTTTCAAGTTCCTCATCGGCATGACGCCACCGGCCTACGACGCAGAGTCCTACGTGGAGCCGCCCGCCTTCATACCTCCGGCGCAGCGCGAAAAGAAAAAGGTCAAAGAAGGGGAGTCCCTGGCCAGTGTCATCGATGCGGCAGAAGCGGCCAAGAAGAAGAACAACTTCCCGGAGGCGGTCCGCCTGTTCGGGAGGGCCATTGCGATGCAGACCGAGGGTCAGCCTGACAAGAAACCGGATGTGTTCCTCGCGCAGCGGCTGGCGCTGGTGACCTACAAGGCAGGCGAGAATCGGGATGCGGATGGCCATATTGACAAGAACACGGCCATCGCGGCGTTGAACGAAGCCGAAGACATTCTGGCGAAATATTGCGCGCCGAAGATCTCTACGGATCCGGAGACGTTGGGACTGTCGGGGGCGATTAGCAAACGTCTCTTCGAGGTGACTGGCGATCTGGAGTACCTGGATCGGTCGATTTGTTTTTACGAGCGCGGCTTTTACGTGAAGCAGGATTACTATAACGGCATCAACGTGGCCTACATGTATACCCAACGGGCGAATCTGCTGTCAGACAGGTTCGACGCGATTGTCAGCTACGGCCACGCCAACATGATCCGTCAACACGTGGTCGAGATCTGTCAGGCGCTGATCGAAGACGAGAAGGCCTTCGCGAGCCGCGGCGATAAGCAGTGGGTCTACACGACCCTCGCCGAAGCCTATCAGGGATTAGGTCGGACTGCGGACGAGCAACGACTCGAGCCCAAGATCGACCGCGAGGCGAGCAAATTCGCCAAAGCCACCTATCAGGAACAACAAGCCAAGCTCTCGGCGGCGATGGACGAGTTCGAGCGCCGGGTGCGTCCCGCCGAGCTCAACACAAAATCTGCCACAGGCGGCGCGCAGCCGATGACCCAGGCCGTCCAGGCGGAGCCGTCCGGAGGGCAAGTTACGACGAGGCAGCAATTCCGCCCTCCCGTCTCGTCAGCCCGCAACCCCATCATGGTCGATGCCGACATCGTGCGAGGAAAACCGATCAAGTCGATCGAGGTCAATTGCAAGATTGAATACCAGTAA
- a CDS encoding DUF4062 domain-containing protein yields MIYERLRVFVSSRMQELALERAAIKAALDELNIDGWVFEEDAGARAQAIQQSYKEEIDSADLYIGLFWRDYGDYTIDEFEYAAQRNKDRLIYEKRAGIDNQRDPKLQAFLDQIGKVETGLTARWFNTPEELQEGVKQDAARWQTRKIRELRELNVSYQPSPLDAGEQRDLKILLGKVKHFWVEGVLEQTIRRAGLLELGKDTQPQAVGNPWEAVLEFPFEGTRAVAPGKSISDVFDDVERSVLILGQPGSGKTTTLLTLVRELVTRAERNPAQPIPVVFHLSSWVDPKQLLDTWLVDELSDKYQIPKKIGKDWLEHQRLLLLLDGLDEVMGEHRAACVEAINRYGKETGLPGMVVCCRLEQYEELTVKLTLNGAICLRPLTDAQIDTYVEEAGAELAGLRNAIRQDSVLQELARSPLMLNVMCLAYRGYGVENLAGRETPEDRTKHLFTTYIDLMFKKRGKAALAYPQERTLGWLSWIARKLSERNQAMFLIEDLQPGWLTNGAQRWMYLAGFSLVVGLLLGFVNIAYYGAGYYGRFDASTQKLFLQPGEWIAWLTALPLWLLFFGWIEGLGSSSGRPLLERVAPGIQRAGVKGLISAGLWSLVAWAAVAILCFLRELPFDLVLLQHLLWNGVALALLAGAMGRNRSIYYSINTVESLRWSLGNAWQGALLGLLGGLLVGSALPFISSLGDRWWIPFLGFAIVGLGIGGILGGLKPHVLQTKTVPNQGIRLSLRMAVLVALNAVWLVAIAVGIAAAGGFVYHPAFRVGDYYVPGLGYFTATVTTLFLWFGGLDVIKHYVLRAVLSASGQTPWNLARFLEQARGLNLMQRVGSAYIFVHRRLLEHLAASGQAR; encoded by the coding sequence ATGATCTATGAACGCCTACGCGTATTCGTCAGCTCAAGAATGCAGGAGCTGGCGCTGGAACGCGCGGCTATAAAGGCCGCACTTGATGAGCTCAATATAGACGGGTGGGTGTTCGAGGAGGACGCCGGGGCGCGGGCGCAGGCGATTCAGCAGAGCTACAAGGAAGAAATCGACAGCGCTGACCTGTACATCGGACTTTTCTGGCGGGACTACGGTGACTACACCATCGACGAATTCGAGTACGCCGCCCAACGCAACAAAGACCGTCTGATTTACGAAAAGCGTGCGGGCATCGATAATCAGCGCGATCCGAAATTACAAGCGTTTCTGGATCAAATCGGCAAGGTCGAGACGGGACTCACTGCCCGGTGGTTCAACACGCCTGAGGAATTGCAGGAGGGGGTCAAACAAGATGCCGCGCGTTGGCAGACCCGAAAGATCCGGGAGCTGAGAGAGCTCAACGTCAGTTACCAACCCAGCCCTCTGGATGCAGGCGAACAACGGGATTTAAAGATCCTGCTGGGCAAGGTCAAGCACTTTTGGGTTGAAGGAGTCCTGGAACAGACGATCCGACGTGCCGGCCTGCTCGAACTCGGCAAAGACACCCAACCGCAGGCGGTGGGAAATCCCTGGGAGGCCGTGCTCGAGTTTCCCTTCGAAGGCACCCGGGCCGTCGCTCCGGGAAAAAGCATTTCGGATGTATTTGACGACGTGGAGCGCTCCGTCCTCATTCTGGGTCAGCCGGGTTCTGGCAAGACGACGACCCTGCTCACGTTGGTCCGTGAACTCGTGACACGCGCCGAAAGAAATCCCGCCCAGCCCATTCCGGTGGTGTTTCATCTGTCCTCATGGGTCGACCCGAAGCAGTTGTTGGATACCTGGTTGGTGGATGAACTGAGCGACAAGTATCAGATCCCCAAGAAAATCGGCAAAGATTGGCTGGAGCACCAGCGGTTGCTCCTGCTTCTGGACGGTTTGGATGAGGTCATGGGTGAGCATCGTGCCGCGTGTGTTGAAGCCATCAACCGGTATGGCAAGGAGACCGGGCTGCCCGGCATGGTCGTGTGCTGTCGCCTGGAACAGTACGAAGAGTTGACGGTCAAGCTGACGCTGAACGGGGCCATTTGCCTGCGGCCGCTGACCGACGCACAAATCGACACGTACGTCGAGGAAGCGGGCGCCGAGCTGGCCGGACTGCGAAACGCAATCCGACAAGACAGCGTCCTCCAGGAACTCGCCCGCTCCCCGCTGATGCTCAACGTGATGTGTCTGGCCTATCGGGGCTACGGGGTGGAGAACCTGGCAGGGCGTGAGACCCCAGAGGATCGGACCAAGCATCTCTTTACAACCTACATCGATCTGATGTTCAAAAAACGGGGTAAGGCCGCGCTTGCCTATCCACAGGAGCGGACCCTCGGCTGGTTATCCTGGATCGCCAGGAAATTGTCAGAACGTAACCAGGCAATGTTTCTGATCGAAGATCTGCAACCGGGCTGGCTGACAAACGGCGCCCAGCGCTGGATGTACCTCGCGGGGTTCAGCCTCGTGGTGGGTCTTCTGTTGGGCTTCGTAAACATTGCGTATTACGGAGCCGGGTACTACGGCCGCTTCGACGCTTCGACACAAAAGTTATTCCTTCAGCCCGGGGAGTGGATTGCCTGGTTGACGGCGCTGCCGCTTTGGTTGCTGTTTTTCGGATGGATCGAAGGCCTTGGCTCCAGTTCGGGCCGCCCTCTTCTGGAACGTGTGGCGCCCGGCATCCAGCGCGCCGGGGTGAAGGGCCTCATAAGCGCGGGCCTTTGGTCGCTGGTCGCCTGGGCAGCAGTAGCGATCCTATGTTTTTTGAGGGAGCTCCCATTCGACTTGGTGTTGCTACAACATCTGCTCTGGAATGGTGTGGCATTGGCCTTGCTGGCAGGTGCCATGGGGCGCAATCGAAGCATCTACTACAGCATCAACACAGTTGAATCTCTTCGTTGGTCACTCGGGAATGCTTGGCAGGGCGCGCTACTCGGGCTCCTTGGTGGCTTACTCGTCGGATCCGCTTTGCCTTTCATTTCATCATTGGGGGATCGGTGGTGGATCCCCTTTCTTGGCTTCGCGATCGTAGGCCTAGGAATCGGGGGAATTCTGGGCGGTCTCAAGCCCCATGTCCTACAGACAAAGACGGTGCCGAACCAGGGAATCAGGCTCTCACTCAGAATGGCCGTCCTCGTGGCCCTGAACGCCGTGTGGCTCGTTGCGATCGCGGTGGGAATCGCGGCGGCTGGCGGTTTTGTCTATCATCCCGCGTTTCGTGTGGGTGACTACTACGTGCCAGGTTTGGGTTATTTCACGGCCACGGTTACGACCCTCTTCCTCTGGTTCGGCGGACTGGATGTGATCAAGCACTATGTCCTGAGGGCCGTCCTGAGCGCGAGCGGGCAGACACCATGGAATCTTGCGCGCTTTCTCGAGCAAGCCCGCGGCCTCAACTTGATGCAAAGGGTTGGCAGCGCCTACATCTTCGTGCACCGGCGATTGCTCGAGCACCTGGCGGCCTCCGGGCAAGCCAGGTAA
- a CDS encoding toll/interleukin-1 receptor domain-containing protein — protein sequence MPTFNKDLFISYAHIDNQPLTPGDKGWITRFHASLEALLSMKLGQTARIWRDDHLQTNDVFADEIVDQFAQTAVLVSVLTPRYLNSEWCTREVAEFCKRAEQRGGVTVENKSRIFKVLKTPVDTQESLPSAMKGALGIEFYTTKDEVPLELDAAFGEEYAQAYNLKVNKLAYEVAQLLKKLATDTGDNAQDAQVSAKATVYLAECSYDRKEIREILEGDLQCHGYTVLPDRQLPRDEADYIAAVQSLLERCTLSIHLIGDNYGAVPDGPRQKSVGVLQNEFAVERSKSDALQRVIWLPEGTTSEQAQQQAFIKALHDDADVQFGADLIIGDVETLKTSIHATLKKLEKPEPKQLEAQTASGDGTKLIYLICSEKDRKATVPVRKFLREQGFEVATPVFQGDASVVREANRQSMSHCDAVMLFYGTGDEGWKHTQDNELKKMPGYRDEKPLLASYTYLAEPKTADKEDLIEMEDMKKPTIDGLEGFSPVAMAEFMQVMNAAGKTS from the coding sequence ATGCCGACGTTTAACAAAGACCTCTTCATCAGCTATGCGCACATCGACAACCAGCCACTGACACCCGGGGATAAGGGCTGGATCACGCGGTTCCATGCGTCGCTGGAGGCTCTCCTGAGCATGAAACTCGGCCAGACTGCCAGGATCTGGAGAGACGACCATCTGCAAACCAACGATGTGTTTGCCGATGAGATCGTCGATCAATTCGCACAGACCGCTGTGCTCGTTTCTGTGCTGACGCCCCGCTATCTCAATTCGGAATGGTGCACCAGGGAGGTCGCTGAATTCTGCAAAAGGGCGGAACAGCGTGGCGGAGTTACGGTCGAGAACAAATCGAGGATTTTCAAGGTGCTGAAGACGCCGGTCGACACGCAGGAGTCGTTGCCGTCTGCGATGAAAGGTGCCCTCGGGATTGAGTTCTACACCACTAAAGACGAGGTACCGTTGGAACTGGACGCGGCCTTCGGTGAGGAGTACGCACAGGCTTATAACCTGAAGGTCAACAAGTTGGCCTATGAGGTCGCACAACTGCTGAAGAAATTGGCGACCGACACTGGCGACAACGCTCAAGATGCACAGGTCTCGGCCAAGGCGACCGTGTATTTAGCCGAATGCAGTTATGACCGCAAGGAAATCAGGGAAATCCTGGAAGGCGATTTACAATGCCATGGTTATACGGTCCTGCCGGACCGGCAATTGCCGCGGGATGAGGCCGATTATATCGCAGCCGTGCAAAGTTTGCTGGAGCGCTGCACGCTTTCCATCCATCTCATCGGCGATAACTATGGTGCCGTGCCCGATGGTCCCCGCCAGAAGTCGGTGGGTGTACTGCAAAATGAGTTCGCTGTTGAGCGCAGCAAGAGCGATGCTTTGCAGCGCGTGATCTGGCTGCCCGAAGGAACAACCTCAGAGCAGGCGCAACAACAGGCATTTATCAAGGCGCTGCATGACGACGCCGATGTCCAGTTCGGGGCGGACCTGATTATCGGGGACGTCGAGACCCTGAAAACCTCGATTCACGCCACCTTGAAAAAACTCGAAAAGCCTGAACCTAAACAACTTGAGGCGCAGACCGCCAGCGGGGACGGCACCAAGCTGATCTACCTGATCTGTAGCGAAAAGGATCGCAAGGCTACAGTGCCCGTGCGCAAATTTCTCCGGGAGCAGGGTTTCGAAGTCGCCACCCCGGTTTTCCAGGGCGACGCGAGCGTGGTGCGCGAAGCCAACCGGCAGTCCATGAGCCACTGTGACGCCGTCATGCTCTTTTACGGTACCGGCGACGAGGGATGGAAGCACACTCAAGACAATGAGTTAAAAAAAATGCCGGGCTACCGCGACGAAAAACCCTTGCTGGCCAGCTACACCTACCTGGCCGAGCCGAAGACGGCGGATAAAGAAGACCTCATCGAGATGGAAGATATGAAAAAGCCCACCATTGATGGCCTCGAGGGCTTCTCGCCGGTGGCGATGGCCGAATTCATGCAGGTCATGAACGCAGCCGGCAAAACCTCATGA
- a CDS encoding patatin-like phospholipase family protein gives MKKKDLKAHLFGPGPKRILALDGGGIRGILTLQLLKEIEALVRKRTGDDSAVLADYFDLIGGTSTGAIIAAALALGWKVERLEKLYRELGNSIFESSFFRKGLMRPKFSAKPVKEALEREYGDIRLGGPELKTGLAVVAKRLDTGSPWVMHNNPKGRFFNPMPGSNSTPNKDYLLRDVVRSSTAAPTYFEPEKIRVADDVEGAFVDGGVSPHNNPALQLLMLATLKGHGLCWPTGADQLLLVSLGTGSKTLALDPKVVMDMKAAELGVRGLASLMEDACALNELLLQWMSSSQTAREIDGEIGDLSGDILGGGQPLLTYLRYDVRFDDEWLKDKLNPEQLMTIADMDRPENMDKLVEIGEAAADRIKDEHFGRGFDLA, from the coding sequence ATGAAGAAAAAAGATCTGAAGGCGCATTTGTTCGGACCTGGACCGAAGCGGATTCTCGCCCTCGATGGCGGAGGCATCCGGGGCATTCTGACCCTGCAGCTCCTCAAGGAGATCGAGGCACTCGTCCGCAAGCGCACGGGTGACGACTCGGCGGTGCTCGCCGACTACTTCGATCTAATCGGCGGAACCTCGACCGGTGCCATCATCGCCGCCGCTCTCGCCCTCGGCTGGAAAGTCGAGCGCCTCGAGAAGCTCTATCGCGAGCTCGGGAACTCGATCTTCGAGTCGAGCTTCTTTCGCAAGGGTTTGATGCGGCCCAAGTTCTCGGCCAAGCCGGTGAAGGAGGCCCTGGAGCGCGAGTACGGCGATATCCGGCTCGGCGGACCCGAGCTTAAGACGGGTCTTGCCGTGGTGGCCAAGCGTCTCGACACCGGAAGCCCCTGGGTGATGCACAACAACCCCAAGGGGCGCTTTTTCAATCCAATGCCTGGCAGCAACTCTACGCCGAACAAAGACTACCTGCTGCGCGACGTGGTGCGGTCGAGCACGGCGGCGCCCACCTACTTCGAGCCCGAGAAGATTCGGGTGGCCGACGACGTGGAAGGCGCCTTTGTCGACGGCGGGGTCAGTCCGCACAACAACCCCGCGCTACAGCTCCTGATGCTCGCCACGCTCAAGGGCCATGGGCTGTGCTGGCCCACCGGCGCCGACCAGCTCCTGCTCGTCTCGCTCGGAACGGGCTCGAAGACGCTCGCGCTCGATCCAAAGGTGGTCATGGACATGAAGGCGGCGGAACTCGGTGTACGCGGGCTCGCCTCGCTGATGGAAGACGCCTGCGCGCTCAACGAGCTGTTGTTGCAATGGATGTCGTCGAGCCAGACCGCGCGAGAGATCGACGGCGAGATCGGGGATCTGAGCGGCGATATTCTCGGCGGAGGCCAGCCGCTGCTGACCTACCTGCGCTACGACGTTCGATTCGACGATGAATGGCTCAAGGACAAGCTGAACCCCGAGCAGCTCATGACGATCGCAGACATGGACCGCCCCGAGAACATGGACAAGCTGGTGGAGATCGGCGAGGCCGCCGCGGATCGAATCAAGGACGAGCACTTCGGGCGAGGCTTCGACCTCGCATAG
- a CDS encoding nSTAND1 domain-containing NTPase, with product MSASTTTLHTNPFPGLRPFHEDEVHLFFGRESQVDAMVDKLAATRFLAVVGTSGSGKSSLVNCGLRPALHGGLMARAGTAWRMAQFRPGSDPLREMSRALAKDGVLFRDYQAGGLSLADIVDTTLRMSKLGLIDIVEQARLGEGVNLLVVVDQFEELFRYRQLGAGGDEKDSDISEQATAFVNLLLEAGNQTQHPIYVVLTMRSDFLGDCAQFPGLAEAINAGQYLVPRMTRDERRAAISGPVGVGGAKISPVLLTRLVNDVGDNPDQLSILQHALNRTWAHRENGGSGDGPLDLTHYEAIGSMAHALDQHAEKAYAELGTERQQQICEKLFKALTDTATDPRGVRRPTTLATLCALAEATEAEVTAVIDVYRKPSRSFLMPPAGDALEAHTVIDISHESLMRVWQRLIRWADEEAQSAATYRRLEDTAKRWQVNDEAYLQSPGLDYVLKWRDDEQPTATWTRRYGTDFELSMRYLEKSCDEKKRLDAEAEAQRNELIGERARADAQAQTVARFRKLFAVIRVLALLFASVAVGAIILALYLRDATEKTVKAQTRVEANALLLEDAKQQTAEAETRAEAKALLLEDAKQQIADTRVELEKS from the coding sequence ATGAGCGCCTCGACGACTACTCTGCATACCAATCCCTTCCCGGGCCTGCGGCCGTTCCACGAAGACGAGGTCCACCTGTTCTTCGGCCGGGAAAGCCAAGTCGACGCCATGGTCGACAAGCTGGCAGCTACCCGTTTTCTCGCCGTGGTCGGCACCTCTGGCAGCGGCAAATCCTCGCTCGTCAACTGCGGGCTGCGCCCGGCCCTGCACGGGGGCTTGATGGCCCGCGCCGGCACGGCCTGGCGCATGGCACAGTTCCGGCCCGGCAGTGACCCGCTGCGTGAGATGTCCCGCGCGCTGGCCAAGGACGGCGTCTTGTTTCGCGACTATCAGGCCGGCGGCTTATCGCTGGCCGACATCGTCGACACCACCTTGCGCATGAGCAAGCTGGGGCTGATAGACATTGTCGAGCAGGCGCGGTTGGGAGAGGGCGTCAACCTCCTGGTGGTGGTGGACCAGTTTGAAGAGCTCTTTCGTTACCGGCAACTGGGGGCTGGCGGCGATGAGAAGGACTCTGACATCAGCGAACAAGCCACCGCGTTTGTGAACCTGCTGCTGGAGGCAGGGAATCAAACACAGCACCCGATCTACGTCGTCCTGACCATGCGTTCGGACTTTTTGGGCGACTGCGCGCAGTTTCCCGGCCTGGCCGAGGCCATCAACGCCGGGCAATATCTGGTGCCGCGCATGACCCGGGACGAACGCCGTGCAGCGATCAGCGGGCCGGTCGGCGTGGGCGGGGCAAAGATCTCGCCGGTGTTGCTGACGCGCCTGGTCAACGACGTTGGCGACAACCCCGATCAGCTCTCGATCCTGCAGCACGCCCTAAACCGAACTTGGGCCCACCGGGAAAACGGGGGCAGTGGCGACGGGCCGCTAGATCTGACGCATTATGAAGCCATCGGCAGCATGGCCCATGCGTTGGATCAGCATGCGGAAAAGGCCTATGCCGAACTGGGCACCGAACGACAGCAGCAAATCTGCGAAAAACTCTTCAAAGCGCTGACCGATACAGCGACGGACCCGCGAGGAGTCCGGCGTCCGACGACCCTGGCCACTCTATGCGCCCTGGCCGAGGCGACGGAAGCGGAGGTCACAGCGGTGATCGACGTGTATCGCAAGCCGAGCCGGTCCTTCCTGATGCCGCCGGCCGGGGACGCGCTTGAGGCGCATACGGTGATCGACATCTCGCACGAGAGCTTGATGCGGGTGTGGCAGCGGCTCATTAGGTGGGCGGATGAGGAAGCCCAATCGGCCGCCACTTATCGCCGCTTGGAAGATACCGCCAAGCGATGGCAGGTCAACGATGAAGCTTACTTGCAGTCTCCGGGACTGGACTACGTTCTCAAGTGGCGCGACGACGAACAGCCGACAGCCACCTGGACCCGGCGATACGGCACGGATTTCGAATTGTCCATGCGGTATCTCGAAAAAAGCTGTGATGAGAAAAAAAGATTGGATGCCGAGGCGGAAGCCCAGCGCAACGAATTGATTGGCGAGCGAGCGCGGGCGGATGCACAAGCGCAGACGGTCGCGCGTTTTCGAAAGTTATTTGCCGTGATCAGAGTTTTAGCGTTGCTCTTTGCTTCTGTCGCGGTGGGCGCGATCATCTTGGCTCTTTATTTGCGTGATGCGACGGAAAAAACGGTTAAGGCACAGACCCGTGTGGAAGCAAACGCCCTTCTACTCGAAGATGCGAAGCAGCAAACGGCGGAGGCGGAGACCCGCGCGGAAGCAAAAGCCCTCCTACTTGAAGATGCGAAGCAGCAAATAGCAGATACCCGTGTAGAGCTGGAAAAAAGCTGA
- a CDS encoding DUF4231 domain-containing protein has product MAMAEAEYLEQRLDDQINWYGRKSAANQTAYKGLRLIEIIAAAAIPLLAGYSQTSGYVGMTIGVLGLIVAVLAGIVSLYRFQENWNEYRAVAESLKQEKFLYLARAEPYRGDQPFELLVQRVETILKSETTGWAQAMRAAGAADKAARERQTNLTE; this is encoded by the coding sequence ATGGCCATGGCAGAAGCCGAATACCTCGAGCAGCGGCTCGACGATCAGATCAATTGGTATGGCAGGAAAAGCGCCGCCAACCAGACGGCATACAAGGGTCTTAGATTGATCGAGATCATCGCGGCCGCCGCCATTCCGTTGCTTGCGGGGTATAGCCAAACATCAGGGTATGTCGGTATGACCATCGGAGTTCTCGGCCTGATCGTCGCCGTCCTCGCGGGCATCGTGAGCCTGTACCGCTTTCAGGAAAACTGGAACGAATATCGCGCGGTCGCCGAGTCGCTCAAACAGGAGAAGTTCTTATACCTCGCCCGGGCCGAGCCATACCGCGGCGATCAGCCCTTTGAATTGTTGGTGCAACGCGTCGAGACAATCCTCAAAAGTGAAACAACAGGTTGGGCACAGGCCATGCGGGCTGCCGGCGCAGCGGACAAAGCCGCACGTGAGCGCCAAACCAACCTGACAGAGTAA